In Zingiber officinale cultivar Zhangliang chromosome 6A, Zo_v1.1, whole genome shotgun sequence, a single genomic region encodes these proteins:
- the LOC121996318 gene encoding MDIS1-interacting receptor like kinase 1-like: MTRRMHLIFFWLFFSLWISVVVSTDEEGENMAALLSIKSQLDDPLKVLQDWKLPAEAAGSPYCNWTGVHCNSAGLVDGLDLSRRNLSGIISDDIRRLHALARLNLCGNSFSSSLPAALSNLTVLQELDVSDNDFVGHFPADLGACPSLLSLNASGNNFEGPLPHEISNATSLETLDLRGNFFSGSVPPAYKSLQKLKFLGVSGNNLTGRLPAELGQLASLETLIVGYNELEGPIPAEFGNLTKLQYLDMAIGNLHGPIPRVLGKLQFLTTVYLYKNNIGGEIPSEIGNISTLQLLDLSDNLISGTIPPELSQLANLQLINLMCNKLKGLVPAGIGELPQLEVLELWNNSLVGSLPADLGHNSPLQWIDVSSNSLTGEIPAGLCDGGNLTKLILFNNALSGPIPTGLSTCLPLVRVRMHNNQLNGTIPGGLGGLPRLQRLELAGNDLCGEIPDDLSLSTSLSFIDLSHNRLSSTLPPTILSMPTLQSFSAADNELAGEIPGEIQDCASLSALDLSTNRLFGSIPSSLASCERLVSLSLRNNQLSGGIPSSLAMIPTLSILDLSNNFLTGPIPDNFGSSLALEMLNLANNNLSGEVPSNGLLRTINPDDLAGNPGLCGGVLRPCGGSNLPQESAAKSTALHIKHIAAGWVVGITAVLSIGIAVFGARKLYKRWLADGLCCADNQFDEEFGGSWPWRLTAFQRVNFTSADVLACVKECNVIGMGAMGVVYKAELPRHHGVLAVKKLWQAETGDLVTEVSLLGRLRHRNIVRMLGYVRNDREMMILYEYMPNGSLWEALHGKQHQQQHQQRVLVDWVSRYNVAVGIAHGLAYLHHDCYPPVIHRDVKSSNVLLDASLEARIADFGLARMMVHKNETVSAVAGSYGYIAPEYGYTLKVNQKSDIYSFGVVLMELLTGRRPVEVEFGEGQDIVGWVKEKLRRDQGIEELLDATAGARCEHVRDEMLLVLRIAVLCTGRSPKDRPSMRDVLIMLGEAKPRRKSNGSAVAASCNVVGMDKPVFTTSLDSDYL, encoded by the exons ATGACCAGAAGGATGCATTTGATTTTCTTCTGGCTGTTCTTCTCCTTATGGATTTCTGTCGTAGTTAGTACCGATGAGGAGGGCGAGAATATGGCCGCGCTGCTATCGATCAAATCGCAGCTGGATGATCCGTTGAAAGTTCTCCAAGATTGGAAATTGCCGGCCGAGGCAGCCGGTTCGCCTTATTGCAACTGGACGGGCGTGCATTGCAACTCGGCGGGCTTGGTTGACGGCCTCGACCTGTCGCGCCGCAACTTGAGCGGCATAATCTCCGACGACATACGTCGCCTTCACGCCTTGGCCCGCCTCAACCTCTGTGGCAATTCTTTCTCTTCCTCCCTCCCGGCGGCCTTGTCCAACCTCACTGTGCTCCAAGAGCTCGACGTCAGCGACAACGACTTTGTCGGGCACTTCCCGGCCGACCTCGGCGCGTGCCCGAGTCTGTTGAGCCTCAATGCGTCGGGGAACAACTTCGAAGGGCCGCTCCCCCACGAGATCAGCAATGCCACGTCACTAGAGACGCTGGATCTCCGGGGGAATTTCTTCTCCGGGTCGGTACCACCGGCGTACAAGAGTTTGCAAAAGCTGAAGTTTTTAGGCGTTTCCGGAAACAACCTCACCGGAAGACTCCCCGCCGAGCTCGGCCAGCTCGCCTCATTGGAGACGCTCATAGTCGGCTACAACGAGCTGGAGGGACCGATTCCTGCCGAGTTCGGCAACCTGACTAAGCTCCAGTACCTCGACATGGCGATCGGAAACCTGCACGGTCCCATTCCTCGCGTGCTCGGAAAGCTTCAATTCCTCACCACCGTCTACCTGTACAAGAACAATATTGGCGGCGAGATACCGAGCGAAATTGGCAACATTTCAACACTACAATTGCTCGATCTATCCGATAACTTGATATCCGGAACTATCCCTCCGGAGTTGTCGCAGCTGGCCAATCTCCAGCTTATCAATCTTATGTGCAACAAGCTGAAAGGCCTGGTGCCAGCCGGAATCGGCGAATTGCCGCAGCTGGAGGTGctggagttgtggaacaactctCTCGTCGGCTCTTTGCCGGCCGACCTGGGTCATAACTCGCCGCTCCAGTGGATAGACGTATCGTCCAACTCGCTCACGGGGGAGATCCCCGCCGGTTTGTGCGATGGAGGAAACCTCACCAAGCTAATCCTGTTTAACAACGCCTTGTCAGGGCCGATACCGACAGGTCTATCAACGTGCCTCCCGCTCGTCCGCGTCCGGATGCATAACAACCAGCTCAACGGCACGATCCCGGGTGGCCTCGGTGGCCTCCCGAGGCTCCAACGCCTGGAATTGGCTGGCAACGATCTCTGCGGCGAGATACCCGATGATCTCTCCCTCTCGACCTCGCTCAGCTTCATCGATCTCTCCCATAACCGTCTCTCCTCGACGCTGCCCCCGACGATACTCTCCATGCCGACGCTTCAAAGCTTCTCGGCCGCCGACAATGAGCTCGCCGGAGAAATACCAGGCGAGATCCAGGACTGCGCTTCGCTCTCAGCACTCGACCTCTCCACTAACCGCCTCTTTGGGAGCATCCCCAGCAGCCTCGCCTCCTGCGAGCGCCTTGTGTCGCTGAGCCTGCGGAATAACCAGCTCTCCGGCGGTATCCCATCGTCGCTGGCCATGATCCCGACTCTGTCCATTCTCGATTTGTCCAACAATTTTCTAACTGGGCCGATCCCAGACAACTTTGGAAGCTCACTGGCGCTAGAGATGCTCAATTTGGCTAACAACAATCTCTCTGGTGAGGTGCCGTCCAACGGCCTTTTGCGAACCATAAACCCGGACGATCTCGCCGGCAATCCTGGTCTCTGTGGCGGCGTGCTCCGACCTTGCGGCGGGTCGAATTTGCCCCAAGAGTCAGCGGCGAAGTCAACAGCGCTTCACATCAAGCACATTGCGGCTGGATGGGTGGTAGGAATAACGGCGGTGCTGTCGATTGGCATAGCCGTCTTTGGCGCACGAAAGCTCTACAAGCGGTGGCTCGCCGACGGATTATGCTGCGCCGACAACCAGTTCGATGAGGAATTCGGGGGGTCGTGGCCATGGCGGTTGACAGCGTTCCAGCGGGTCAACTTCACGAGCGCCGACGTGCTTGCGTGTGTAAAGGAATGCAACGTGATAGGCATGGGCGCGATGGGGGTGGTCTACAAAGCTGAGCTCCCACGCCACCACGGCGTGTTGGCGGTGAAGAAGCTATGGCAGGCGGAGACAGGGGACCTGGTGACAGAGGTGAGCCTACTGGGGCGGCTGCGGCACCGGAACATTGTGAGGATGCTTGGGTACGTGCGCAACGACCGGGAGATGATGATTTTATACGAGTACATGCCGAACGGCAGCCTGTGGGAAGCCTTGCACGGGAAGCAGCATCAGCAGCAGCATCAGCAACGAGTGCTGGTGGACTGGGTGTCCAGGTACAACGTGGCGGTAGGGATCGCCCATGGCCTTGCCTATCTCCACCATGACTGCTACCCGCCGGTGATCCACCGCGACGTCAAATCCAGCAACGTGTTACTGGACGCCAGCCTGGAGGCCCGGATAGCCGATTTCGGACTGGCCCGTATGATGGTGCACAAGAACGAGACCGTCTCCGCCGTCGCCGGCTCATATGGTTACATTGCTCCAG AGTACGGGTACACGTTGAAGGTGAACCAGAAGAGCGACATCTACAGCTTCGGGGTGGTTCTGATGGAGCTGCTGACGGGGAGGCGACCGGTGGAGGTTGAGTTCGGGGAGGGACAGGACATTGTGGGGTGGGTGAAGGAGAAGCTCCGGCGAGACCAAGGCATAGAAGAGCTGCTCGACGCCACTGCGGGGGCGAGGTGCGAGCAcgtgagggacgagatgctgctgGTGTTGCGCATCGCAGTGCTCTGCACCGGGAGGTCGCCCAAGGACCGGCCTTCCATGCGCGACGTGCTTATCATGCTCGGCGAGGCTAAGCCGCGCCGGAAGAGCAACGGCAGCGCGGTGGCCGCCAGCTGCAACGTCGTCGGCATGGACAAGCCCGTTTTCACCACCTCGCTGGACTCCGACTATCTCTAG